Proteins from a genomic interval of Rosa chinensis cultivar Old Blush chromosome 2, RchiOBHm-V2, whole genome shotgun sequence:
- the LOC112190006 gene encoding uncharacterized protein LOC112190006: protein MSPVLSSQGLVLATAMAISSTFVFLAFSRKQTLPPEPQNATKQSPTLRSCLSSGDKKRDGKKKKVRFAENVEEEKMVERVMESSTSSKRVEQSCRNQIPQNRVALYNGIRRDRVQRMACSY, encoded by the exons ATGTCTCCTGTGCTAAGCTCTCAAGGTCTGGTCTTAGCAACCGCCATGGCTATCTCTAGCACCTTCGTCTTTCTTGCTTTCTCCAGAAAACAAACCCTCCCGCCAGAACCCCAAAACGCGACAAAGCAAAGTCCTACTCTGCGGTCTTGCTTGTCTTCAG GTGATAAGAAGAGGgatggaaagaaaaagaaagtgcgTTTTGCTGAGAATGTTGAGGAGGAAAAGATGGTAGAGAGAGTTATGGAGTCGTCGACGTCGTCTAAAAGAGTCGAACAAAGTTGCAGAAACCAAATTCCTCAGAATCGAGTTGCCTTGTACAATGGAATTCGTAGAGACCGGGTGCAGAGGATGGCGTGTTCATATTGA